The Brassica oleracea var. oleracea cultivar TO1000 chromosome C6, BOL, whole genome shotgun sequence genome includes a region encoding these proteins:
- the LOC106300770 gene encoding serine/threonine-protein kinase KIPK-like, with product MGSCEIVEEKDEVRLAKHYGKSVLGSSSKDLEGKQREYHGSLEYDIDKLFQSIPLKPPSTRLLSSSFHNIATSASAGPSRTTSPSNRIAMKKPGTPQSPRVFGLSDSVSLKQALRDRCISKASEMAAQKRLSKSAAASPRVSEADRIKSLYIQVSNESSRRSKGKASLVEMPLMPEQDKPSSSRSVPPRFEEPSDTIYELSQAGTSLGNEMQEIKPLHKSNKSCLSSDSGDSEIELDENVTSLEDDVKEIDKHVTSLPSDSSKIDNARELEEKALSSTLDMEQKGKLDNAASSGTEKSKTVRKVTRMIPRPKQQPKKKILVKKKLKIGIVSVTNTTKKDGESETSLESTSKKLICQRCHSSLKSTSIDNPPPPSYTTSHDPQLCSDSLSSISNNVGKEANQVADENSSGSEAEIVVTKQAVNSSNNSGNSARDEKEAENNPTSSEKFEFSLSSKDSLGDYSWSTSMSEGSNISRFSCGNKPHMSMDVRWEAIKHVKLQYGSLGLRRFNLLKKLGCGDIGTVYLAELIGTNCLFAIKVMDNEFLARRKKSPRAQAERDILKMLDHPFLPTLYAQFTSDNLSCLVMEYCPGGDLHVLRQKQLGRCFPEPAARFYVAEILLALEYLHMLGVIYRDLKPENILVREDGHIMLTDFDLSLRCAVNPTLLRSTSPPGNDPARVSGPYNTSSCIQPFCITEPSCQVSCFSPRLSSNQQQGGKPKRADQSSRIQQRLKRSLPQLVAEPTEARSNSFVGTHEYLAPEIIKGEGHGAAVDWWTFGVLLYELLYGKTPFKGYNNDETLANVVLQNVKFPDSPLVSFQAKDLIRGLLVKEPENRFGSEKGSAEIKRHPFFEGLNWALIRCAIPPELPDLYEFGGGPGSPGGNDDRYLECKAIGDHLEFELF from the exons ATGGGTTCATGTGAGATTGTGGAAGAGAAGGATGAAGTCAGATTAGCAAAACATTATGGTAAATCTGTTTTGGGATCATCAAGCAAAGATTTGGAGGGGAAGCAGCGAGAGTATCATGGTTCTCTTGAGTATGACATTGATAAGCTTTTTCAATCTATACCTTTGAAACCACCATCAACCAGGCTACTGAGCTCTTCTTTCCATAACATTGCAACAAGCGCGAGTGCTGGTCCAAGCAGGACCACAAGCCCTTCAAATAGAATCGCCATGAAGAAACCGGGGACGCCTCAGTCCCCTAGAGTTTTTGGTCTCTCTGATTCAGTCTCTTTGAAGCAGGCTCTGAGGGACCGTTGCATTTCCAAGGCCTCTGAGATGGCTGCTCAGAAACGGTTGTCCAAATCAGCAGCTGCGTCTCCGAGGGTCTCGGAAGCAGACAGGATCAAGAGTTTGTATATCCAGGTTTCGAATGAATCTAGTAGAAGGTCCAAGGGTAAAGCAAGCTTGGTTGAGATGCCTTTAATGCCGGAACAAGATAAACCAAGTTCTTCAAGGAGTGTACCTCCGCGGTTTGAAGAGCCTTCTGACACCATCTATGAGCTATCTCAAGCTGGAACCAGTTTGGGAAATGAAATGCAGGAGATTAAGCCGTTGCATAAATCCAACAAGTCTTGTCTGAGTTCTGACAGTGGAGATTCTGAGATAGAGTTAGATGAAAACGTTACCTCTCTTGAAGATGATGTGAAAGAAATAGACAAACATGTTACATCACTGCCTTCTGATTCTAGTAAGATAGATAATGCGAGGGAGCTTGAAGAGAAAGCTCTCTCTTCCACTCTGGATATGGAGCAGAAAGGGAAGTTGGATAACGCAGCTAGCTCAGGAACAGAGAAGAGCAAAACAGTACGCAAGGTAACAAGAATGATTCCACGTCCCAAGCAGCAGCCGAAGAAGAAGATTTTGGTAAAAAAGAAGTTAAAGATCGGGATCGTTTCTGTAACTAACACAACGAAGAAGGATGGAGAAAGCGAGACTTCCTTAGAGTCTACTTCAAAGAAACTCATCTGCCAAAGATGTCACTCTTCGTTGAAGAGCACCAGCATAGATAACCCACCTCCTCCCTCTTATACCACTAGTCATGATCCTCAGTTATGCTCAGACAGTTTGAGCTCTATTTCAAATAACGTTGGTAAAGAAGCTAATCAAGTAGCAGATGAGAACTCCTCTGGCTCTGAAGCTGAGATTGTCGTCACGAAACAAGCTGTTAACTCGAGTAACAACAGTGGTAACAGCGCAAGGGATGAGAAGGAAGCAGAGAATAATCCAACTTCAAGTGAGAAATTCGAATTCTCCCTGAGCTCAAAAGACAGTCTTGGAGATTACAGCTGGAGCACAAGCATGAGTGAAGGGAGCAATATAAGCAGGTTTAGCTGTGGGAACAAGCCTCACATGTCGATGGATGTGAGATGGGAAGCGATCAAGCACGTCAAGTTGCAATACGGCTCTTTAGGATTACGACGCTTCAACCTTCTCAAGAAACTCGGTTGCGGAGACATAGGAACAGTCTATCTCGCCGAGCTGATTGGTACAAACTGCTTGTTTGCCATAAAGGTGATGGACAACGAGTTCTTGGCAAGAAGGAAAAAGAGTCCAAGGGCACAAGCTGAACGTGATATACTCAAAATGTTGGACCATCCTTTCCTTCCTACACTATACGCGCAGTTTACTTCGGATAACTTGTCTTGCTTAGTCATGGAGTATTGTCCCGGAGGAGATCTTCATGTGCTTAGACAGAAACAGCTAGGCAGATGTTTCCCTGAACCTGCAGCAAG GTTCTATGTTGCGGAGATTCTACTTGCATTGGAGTATTTGCACATGCTTGGTGTTATATACCGAGATCTGAAGCCTGAGAACATTCTAGTCCGTGAAGATGGACACATTATGCTTACGGACTTCGACCTCTCACTCCGTTGTGCAGTGAACCCTACTCTTCTCAGGTCAACTTCTCCTCCAGGGAACGATCCCGCGAGAGTGTCAGGTCCATACAACACCTCCAGCTGCATACAACCATTCTGCATCACCGAACCATCTTGCCAGGTTTCGTGTTTCAGCCCAAGGCTCTCCTCAAACCAACAACAAGGTGGAAAACCGAAAAGAGCTGATCAATCTTCGAGGATCCAACAACGCTTGAAGAGATCATTGCCTCAGCTCGTGGCTGAGCCAACAGAAGCGAGATCCAACTCCTTTGTGGGAACACACGAGTACTTAGCTCCGGAGATCATCAAAGGAGAAGGACACGGCGCTGCGGTTGACTGGTGGACGTTCGGGGTTCTTCTTTACGAGCTTTTGTACGGGAAAACACCTTTCAAAGGTTACAACAACGACGAGACTTTGGCTAATGTTGTCCTGCAGAACGTCAAGTTTCCAGATAGCCCGCTGGTGAGCTTCCAGGCGAAGGATTTGATCAGAGGGCTTCTGGTTAAGGAACCAGAGAACCGGTTCGGGTCAGAGAAAGGATCAGCAGAGATCAAAAGACATCCTTTCTTTGAAGGGTTGAACTGGGCTCTGATCCGGTGCGCAATACCGCCTGAGCTGCCTGATTTGTATGAGTTTGGAGGTGGACCAGGTTCGCCTGGAGGCAATGATGATAGGTATCTTGAATGTAAAGCCATAGGTGATCATCTTGAGTTTGAGTTGTTCTAA
- the LOC106298617 gene encoding uncharacterized protein LOC106298617, with translation MSSKNLGAAPAAGSGGNINGKLPMEENEEEEMWKVTVSRFQAREEEIERKKMTVKEKVQQRLGFAEEATRCLTQTLEELEIMGDPMRKEVGMVRKKIDMANRDIKSLAQSCQKKEKEYKETLEAFNEKNKEKTHLVSMLMELLAESERLRMKKLEEINKTVGTLQ, from the exons ATGAGTAGCAAGAACTTGGGAGCTGCTCCTGCTGCAGGTTCTGGAGGCAATATCAACGGTAAGCTTCCAATGGAGGAGAACGAAGAAGAAGAGATGTGGAAAGTGACTGTGTCTAGGTTTCAAGCAAGAGAAGAAGAGATAGAGAGGAAGAAGATGACTGTTAAGGAAAAAGTTCAACAGAGGCTCGGTTTTGCTGAGGAAGCTACAAGATGCTTGACTCAAACATTGGAA GAACTGGAGATAATGGGAGATCCAATGAGAAAAGAAGTTGGAATGGTGAGGAAGAAAATCGACATGGCGAATCGAGATATCAAATCTTTGGCTCAAAGCTGTCAGAAGAAG GAGAAGGAATACAAAGAGACATTGGAAGCTTTCAACGAAAAGAACAAAGAGAAAACTCACCTTGTTTCCATGTTAATGGAG CTACTGGCTGAAAGCGAGAGATTAAGGATGAAGAAACTGGAGGAAATCAACAAGACTGTTGGAACTTTGCAATGA
- the LOC106298615 gene encoding putative Holliday junction resolvase isoform X2, with product MKYVKPLKLLILGDALKTTKVSVPGRFLGLDVGDKYVGLAVSDPSNMIASPLRKKTNIDLMATDFQNLVKAFSVSGLVVGYPFGKLNNVEDVVTVNLFIEELRKTEKLKDAKYTYWDERLSSKTVELMLKPLKLHPVQEKTMLDKFAAVVILQEYLDYANRHVNGEPAE from the exons ATGAAGTATGTGAAGCCATTGAAGTTACTAATACTAGGTGATGCGTTGAAGACGACAAAAGTGTCAGTCCCTGGTCGGTTCCTAGGGTTAGATGTTGGTGATAAGTATGTCGGTTTAGCTGTTTCAGATCCTTCTAACATGATTGCCTCTCCACTGAG GAAGAAAACAAACATTGACTTGATGGCTACTGATTTCCAGAACCTG GTCAAAGCATTTTCTGTATCGGGCTTAGTGGTTGGTTATCCATTTGGCAAACTGAACAATGTTGAAGAC GTTGTCACTGTGAATCTTTTCATTGAGGAACTTCGTAAAACCGAGAAACTCAAGGATGCGAAATACACATATTGGGACGAGCGGTTATCATCAAAG ACTGTTGAGCTGATGCTGAAGCCCTTGAAGCTGCATCCGGTTCAAGAGAAGACAATGTTGGACAAGTTTGCCGCTGTAGTTATCCTTCAG GAGTACTTAGATTACGCAAACAGGCATGTGAACGGTGAGCCAGCAGAGTAA
- the LOC106298615 gene encoding putative Holliday junction resolvase isoform X1: protein MKYVKPLKLLILGDALKTTKVSVPGRFLGLDVGDKYVGLAVSDPSNMIASPLSVLLRKKTNIDLMATDFQNLVKAFSVSGLVVGYPFGKLNNVEDVVTVNLFIEELRKTEKLKDAKYTYWDERLSSKTVELMLKPLKLHPVQEKTMLDKFAAVVILQEYLDYANRHVNGEPAE from the exons ATGAAGTATGTGAAGCCATTGAAGTTACTAATACTAGGTGATGCGTTGAAGACGACAAAAGTGTCAGTCCCTGGTCGGTTCCTAGGGTTAGATGTTGGTGATAAGTATGTCGGTTTAGCTGTTTCAGATCCTTCTAACATGATTGCCTCTCCACTGAG TGTTCTGCTCAGGAAGAAAACAAACATTGACTTGATGGCTACTGATTTCCAGAACCTG GTCAAAGCATTTTCTGTATCGGGCTTAGTGGTTGGTTATCCATTTGGCAAACTGAACAATGTTGAAGAC GTTGTCACTGTGAATCTTTTCATTGAGGAACTTCGTAAAACCGAGAAACTCAAGGATGCGAAATACACATATTGGGACGAGCGGTTATCATCAAAG ACTGTTGAGCTGATGCTGAAGCCCTTGAAGCTGCATCCGGTTCAAGAGAAGACAATGTTGGACAAGTTTGCCGCTGTAGTTATCCTTCAG GAGTACTTAGATTACGCAAACAGGCATGTGAACGGTGAGCCAGCAGAGTAA
- the LOC106298788 gene encoding growth-regulating factor 4-like, producing the protein MDLQLKLWRSQQQNESEEQSSAAKISNFFLDQIRSQTASSAAALPLFVPEPTSSPSVSCFSPNTSSSRFLKMGNLFSLAQWQELELQALIYRYMLAGASVPQELLLPIQKSLFQSPLNFLHHPQQQNFPHHQPWHWGRGAMDPEPGRCKRTDGKKWRCSRDVVGGHKYCDRHIHRGRNRSRKPVETAKPATATAASSFVLGEDLGHGPNNLFFSSDSSHSSTKHLHLTSHQSCSSGMKQESNKKRPYEAHSGLINGRSDDGNTLRPFFDDWPRSSDSTSSPMSSSNCHLSISMPGNTSSDVSLKLSTGDEVEEANNNEREQQQNMNWWSSGGNHHNMGGPLAEALRSASSTSSVLHQMGISAQVFH; encoded by the exons ATGGACTTGCAACTGAAGCTATGGAGAAGTCAGCAGCAGAATGAGTCAGAAGAACAAAGCTCTGCAGCTAAGATATCAAACTTTTTCTTAGATCAGATTCGATCCCAAACTGCAAGTTCTGCTGCTGCTCTACCTCTCTTTGTCCCTGAACCCACCTCATCTCCCTCAGTCTCATGTTTCTCTCCTAACACGTCCTCTTCCAGGTTTCTCA AGATGGGAAACTTATTTAGCTTGGCACAATGGCAAGAACTTGAGCTACAAGCACTGATCTACAGATACATGTTGGCTGGTGCTTCTGTTCCTCAAGAGCTTCTCTTACCCATCCAGAAAAGTCTATTTCAATCTCCTTTGAATTTCCTTCACCATCCTCAGCAACAGAACTTCCCTCATCACCAACCTT GGCATTGGGGAAGAGGAGCAATGGATCCTGAGCCAGGGAGGTGCAAGAGAACAGACGGGAAGAAATGGAGATGTTCTAGAGATGTAGTAGGCGGTCACAAGTATTGCGACCGCCACATCCACCGTGGTCGAAACCGTTCAAGAAAGCCTGTGGAAACTGCCAAACCCGCCACCGCAACCGCCGCATCTTCCTTTGTCTTAGGCGAGGATCTTGGTCATGGACCAAACAATCTCTTCTTCTCATCTGACTCTTCACATTCTTCAACTAAACATCTCCACCTTACTAGTCATCAAAG TTGTTCTTCAGGGATGAAACAAGAAAGTAACAAAAAGAGGCCATATGAAGCTCACAGTGGACTCATCAATGGAAGATCAGATGATGGTAACACCCTGAGGCCTTTCTTTGACGACTGGCCACGATCATCTGATTCTACCTCAAGTCCAATGAGCTCATCCAATTGTCATCTGTCCATCTCCATGCCCGGTAACACTTCATCAGACGTCTCTCTAAAACTTTCCACAGGCGATGAAGTAGAAGAAGCCAACAACAATGAGAGGGAGCAGCAACAAAACATGAATTGGTGGAGCAGTGGAGGGAATCACCACAACATGGGTGGACCATTGGCTGAAGCCTTGAGGTCAGCCTCTTCAACGTCAAGTGTTCTTCATCAAATGGGAATCTCAGCTCAAGTCTTTCATTGA